The following coding sequences lie in one Drosophila sulfurigaster albostrigata strain 15112-1811.04 chromosome 2R, ASM2355843v2, whole genome shotgun sequence genomic window:
- the LOC133838646 gene encoding uncharacterized protein LOC133838646 isoform X1: MFLQLFEELQRLVSQLKRQLASLLWLSLPRHFYGFRPLDGTRGAISRASHQRCGRAPRRQLVMDYIFECFYNDTFEHITRNGLQDRQSRRDILDHLSAIIKGCSEGQNVHTEEVASLAVVAAMRYHQLAKDGNGKVCLMGKYHNILYIALRTCWDWGVRDSEVVVQLLVAIYQCEKTFERIFLGALFGPHAPHFIAGWRSDFRDQHENVRAMVYFLKHATREQLMLPVWIPRFEQERQLRFIDVPIESCGCSSPLRIALQANAPELLLILLRYGAAPQPPDGGTSVIIALLDKLIENGRNYSYELVLCLKILLRNVAMIEMPFKPIVYASRREMFFERYGRLLMDKIIGKEQVYGVPTLRHLCRCRIRDILREHNQLPNGIDTLRLPKRLQRYIDLTEELEGPELQHQQEQQHHQQQQPQSLEKPMQRLTNAMQRLETISGGGSESESEDESENHVQLLEAVTDAEKAAVAAFVETGNGAITEEAKQAAIAAYMLANETSNDDYNPQEHSNPFELS; this comes from the exons atgtttttgcaGCTGTTCGAGGAATTGCAGCGGCTGGTAAGTCAATTAAAACGGCAATTGGCTTCTCTGCTGTGGCTGTCATTGCCACGACACTTTTACGGCTTCCGGCCATTGGACGGCACACGCGGCGCCATTAGCCGTGCCAGCCACCAGCGCTGTGGTCGCGCACCGCGTCGCCAATTGGTCATGGACTACATATTCGAGTGCTTCTACAATGACACCTTCGAGCACATCACTCGCAACGGGCTGCAGGATCGGCAATCGCGACGCGACATTCTCGATCACCTTAGCGCCATTATCAAGGGCTGCAGCGAGGGGCAGAATGTGCACACCGAGGAGGTAGCTAGCTTGGCTGTGGTTGCCGCTATGCGATATCATCAGCTGGCCAAGGATGGCAATGGGAAG GTCTGCCTCATGGGGAAGTATcacaacattttgtatattgctTTGCGCACCTGTTGGGATTGGGGCGTGCGCGACTCTGAGGTGGTCGTTCAACTGTTGG TTGCGATTTACCAGTGCGAAAAGACGTTCGAGCGCATCTTTCTGGGCGCGCTGTTTGGTCCACATGCGCCGCACTTTATAGCTGGCTGGCGCAGCGATTTTCGGGATCAG CATGAGAATGTGCGGGCCATGGTCTACTTTCTGAAGCATGCAACACGCGAACAACTCATGTTGCCCGTGTGGATACCACGCTTCGAGCAGGAACGCCAACTAAG ATTCATTGATGTGCCCATCGAGTCCTGCGGCTGCTCGTCACCTTTACGCATTGCACTGCAAGCGAATGCGCCAGAATTGCTGCTAATATTGCTCAG ATATGGTGCCGCACCACAACCGCCCGATGGAGGCACCTCCGTGATTATTGCACTGCTCGACAAACTCATCGAGAATGGACGCAATTATAGCTATGAACTGGTGCTTTGCCTCAAGATACTGCTGCGAAATGTGGCCATGATTGAGATGCCATTCAAG CCAATTGTGTATGCATCACGACGTGAAATGTTTTTCGAGCGATACGGACGTCTCTTAATGGACAAAATTATTGGCAAGGAACAGGTCTATGGCGTGCCCACCTTGCGTCATTTGTGCCG CTGTCGCATTCGTGACATACTGCGAGAGCATAATCAGCTACCGAATGGGATCGATACACTTAGATTGCCCAAACGCCTGCAGCGCTATATTGACCTCACTGAAGAGCTTGAAGGACCCGAATTGCAGCatcagcaagagcagcagcatcatcagcagcagcagccgcagtcaTTAGAGAAACCCATGCAGAGGCTGACAAATGCGATGCAGAGACTCGAGACGATAAGCGGCGGTGggagcgagagtgagagcgaggaTGAAAGCGAGAATCATGTGCAGTTGCTGGAGGCGGTCACAGATGCTGAAAAGGCAGCTGTCGCAGCCTTTGTGGAAACCGGCAATGGCGCCATAACCGAGGAAGCCAAACAGGCGGCCATAGCCGCTTATATGCTGGCAAATGAAACGTCGAACGATGACTACAATCCGCAGGAACACTCGAACCCCTTTGAACTTAGTTAG
- the LOC133838646 gene encoding uncharacterized protein LOC133838646 isoform X3, which produces MDYIFECFYNDTFEHITRNGLQDRQSRRDILDHLSAIIKGCSEGQNVHTEEVASLAVVAAMRYHQLAKDGNGKVCLMGKYHNILYIALRTCWDWGVRDSEVVVQLLVAIYQCEKTFERIFLGALFGPHAPHFIAGWRSDFRDQHENVRAMVYFLKHATREQLMLPVWIPRFEQERQLRFIDVPIESCGCSSPLRIALQANAPELLLILLSCRIRDILREHNQLPNGIDTLRLPKRLQRYIDLTEELEGPELQHQQEQQHHQQQQPQSLEKPMQRLTNAMQRLETISGGGSESESEDESENHVQLLEAVTDAEKAAVAAFVETGNGAITEEAKQAAIAAYMLANETSNDDYNPQEHSNPFELS; this is translated from the exons ATGGACTACATATTCGAGTGCTTCTACAATGACACCTTCGAGCACATCACTCGCAACGGGCTGCAGGATCGGCAATCGCGACGCGACATTCTCGATCACCTTAGCGCCATTATCAAGGGCTGCAGCGAGGGGCAGAATGTGCACACCGAGGAGGTAGCTAGCTTGGCTGTGGTTGCCGCTATGCGATATCATCAGCTGGCCAAGGATGGCAATGGGAAG GTCTGCCTCATGGGGAAGTATcacaacattttgtatattgctTTGCGCACCTGTTGGGATTGGGGCGTGCGCGACTCTGAGGTGGTCGTTCAACTGTTGG TTGCGATTTACCAGTGCGAAAAGACGTTCGAGCGCATCTTTCTGGGCGCGCTGTTTGGTCCACATGCGCCGCACTTTATAGCTGGCTGGCGCAGCGATTTTCGGGATCAG CATGAGAATGTGCGGGCCATGGTCTACTTTCTGAAGCATGCAACACGCGAACAACTCATGTTGCCCGTGTGGATACCACGCTTCGAGCAGGAACGCCAACTAAG ATTCATTGATGTGCCCATCGAGTCCTGCGGCTGCTCGTCACCTTTACGCATTGCACTGCAAGCGAATGCGCCAGAATTGCTGCTAATATTGCTCAG CTGTCGCATTCGTGACATACTGCGAGAGCATAATCAGCTACCGAATGGGATCGATACACTTAGATTGCCCAAACGCCTGCAGCGCTATATTGACCTCACTGAAGAGCTTGAAGGACCCGAATTGCAGCatcagcaagagcagcagcatcatcagcagcagcagccgcagtcaTTAGAGAAACCCATGCAGAGGCTGACAAATGCGATGCAGAGACTCGAGACGATAAGCGGCGGTGggagcgagagtgagagcgaggaTGAAAGCGAGAATCATGTGCAGTTGCTGGAGGCGGTCACAGATGCTGAAAAGGCAGCTGTCGCAGCCTTTGTGGAAACCGGCAATGGCGCCATAACCGAGGAAGCCAAACAGGCGGCCATAGCCGCTTATATGCTGGCAAATGAAACGTCGAACGATGACTACAATCCGCAGGAACACTCGAACCCCTTTGAACTTAGTTAG
- the LOC133838646 gene encoding uncharacterized protein LOC133838646 isoform X2 — protein MDYIFECFYNDTFEHITRNGLQDRQSRRDILDHLSAIIKGCSEGQNVHTEEVASLAVVAAMRYHQLAKDGNGKVCLMGKYHNILYIALRTCWDWGVRDSEVVVQLLVAIYQCEKTFERIFLGALFGPHAPHFIAGWRSDFRDQHENVRAMVYFLKHATREQLMLPVWIPRFEQERQLRFIDVPIESCGCSSPLRIALQANAPELLLILLRYGAAPQPPDGGTSVIIALLDKLIENGRNYSYELVLCLKILLRNVAMIEMPFKPIVYASRREMFFERYGRLLMDKIIGKEQVYGVPTLRHLCRCRIRDILREHNQLPNGIDTLRLPKRLQRYIDLTEELEGPELQHQQEQQHHQQQQPQSLEKPMQRLTNAMQRLETISGGGSESESEDESENHVQLLEAVTDAEKAAVAAFVETGNGAITEEAKQAAIAAYMLANETSNDDYNPQEHSNPFELS, from the exons ATGGACTACATATTCGAGTGCTTCTACAATGACACCTTCGAGCACATCACTCGCAACGGGCTGCAGGATCGGCAATCGCGACGCGACATTCTCGATCACCTTAGCGCCATTATCAAGGGCTGCAGCGAGGGGCAGAATGTGCACACCGAGGAGGTAGCTAGCTTGGCTGTGGTTGCCGCTATGCGATATCATCAGCTGGCCAAGGATGGCAATGGGAAG GTCTGCCTCATGGGGAAGTATcacaacattttgtatattgctTTGCGCACCTGTTGGGATTGGGGCGTGCGCGACTCTGAGGTGGTCGTTCAACTGTTGG TTGCGATTTACCAGTGCGAAAAGACGTTCGAGCGCATCTTTCTGGGCGCGCTGTTTGGTCCACATGCGCCGCACTTTATAGCTGGCTGGCGCAGCGATTTTCGGGATCAG CATGAGAATGTGCGGGCCATGGTCTACTTTCTGAAGCATGCAACACGCGAACAACTCATGTTGCCCGTGTGGATACCACGCTTCGAGCAGGAACGCCAACTAAG ATTCATTGATGTGCCCATCGAGTCCTGCGGCTGCTCGTCACCTTTACGCATTGCACTGCAAGCGAATGCGCCAGAATTGCTGCTAATATTGCTCAG ATATGGTGCCGCACCACAACCGCCCGATGGAGGCACCTCCGTGATTATTGCACTGCTCGACAAACTCATCGAGAATGGACGCAATTATAGCTATGAACTGGTGCTTTGCCTCAAGATACTGCTGCGAAATGTGGCCATGATTGAGATGCCATTCAAG CCAATTGTGTATGCATCACGACGTGAAATGTTTTTCGAGCGATACGGACGTCTCTTAATGGACAAAATTATTGGCAAGGAACAGGTCTATGGCGTGCCCACCTTGCGTCATTTGTGCCG CTGTCGCATTCGTGACATACTGCGAGAGCATAATCAGCTACCGAATGGGATCGATACACTTAGATTGCCCAAACGCCTGCAGCGCTATATTGACCTCACTGAAGAGCTTGAAGGACCCGAATTGCAGCatcagcaagagcagcagcatcatcagcagcagcagccgcagtcaTTAGAGAAACCCATGCAGAGGCTGACAAATGCGATGCAGAGACTCGAGACGATAAGCGGCGGTGggagcgagagtgagagcgaggaTGAAAGCGAGAATCATGTGCAGTTGCTGGAGGCGGTCACAGATGCTGAAAAGGCAGCTGTCGCAGCCTTTGTGGAAACCGGCAATGGCGCCATAACCGAGGAAGCCAAACAGGCGGCCATAGCCGCTTATATGCTGGCAAATGAAACGTCGAACGATGACTACAATCCGCAGGAACACTCGAACCCCTTTGAACTTAGTTAG